In a genomic window of Caloenas nicobarica isolate bCalNic1 chromosome 29, bCalNic1.hap1, whole genome shotgun sequence:
- the LOC135999583 gene encoding scavenger receptor cysteine-rich type 1 protein M130-like, which yields MGTEGLLSPQTLWLLLWVQLCRGSAEVRLADGGRRCAGRVEVKQHEQWGTVCGDYWSMKDAAVVCKQLGCGSAVGAPQYGHFGAGSGPIWMSDVDCNGTESALSDCTHARWGEHYCIHILDAGVTCSGFFRLVGGKSRCSGRVEIRDGDQWKTVCDSHFGPKAAEVVCRELQCGVALPVSGGGHFGEGVGPMWDGELQCVGNESLLSSCPTGSSRDQACTQMNSAAVSCTQYTAFRLVNGSTACAGRLEVQVLGTWGTLCASRWDLSDAHVLCRQLHCGFAESIPGGEYFGRETGPVWRDSFHCDGTEAHLGQCPVTTLGASPCSHGNNAAVICSGPADSASLRLVGGGSRCDGRVEIFQRGTWGRVLDDQWDVQEASVVCRQLRCGEAEKAYNPPKPERGTGPVGLRGVRCAGHEASLTLCNTSLPGSLLLGGIVEDVGVICWGSWRVRLVNGSGRCAGRVEIYYQGSWGTVCDDGWDLSDAAVVCHQLGCGGPVEAAGSARFGEGSGHIWLDGVNCSGSEAALWDCAAGPWGQHDCGHKEDAGVICSEFMALRLENSDGCSGRLQVFYNGTWGSVCSNSMTPDTVSLACKELGCGDGGSLETGLPYGRVSGPAWLDYVQCGEKNISFWQCPSAPWDPQSCDDLRDETHITCNEMPPEPLAPCPNSTSCTDREKIRAVGGEDGCSGRVELWHHGSWGTVCDDSWDMRDAQVACRQLGCGPAVSALREAAFGVGQGPIWLERVECRGTESSLQDCWARPGDGRACRHKEDAAVRCSAAPRTAASPPQADPTRGRPTLNGRISVPVIICIILGALLCLLLALLAGQVLRARAGRRGSRTAQELFPEAVYEEIGYSPVQEKQARFGRSDVLVPHGDGPEDGYDDAREVSHPEEDDGPGQGAWEVPRVPEEGAGPRDAPRGGSLCSQRSAGVPGAEGDTSSLSPGSMGYDDAEEISLAHPCEDTKAVTELGAQQSLSPRPGEPIPAVQVGAAGREERSVQLGEP from the exons ATGGGCACAGAGGGACTCCTGTCCCCTCAGAcgctgtggctgctcctctgggtccAGCTGTGCAGGG GTTctgcggaggtgaggctggcggatggcggcaggcgctgtgctgggagagtggaggtgaaacaGCATGAACAGTGGGGGACTGTGTGTGGTGACTACTGGAGCATGAAGGACGCTgcagtggtttgtaagcagctgggctgtgggtctgctgttggagctcCTCAGTACGGACactttggggcaggatctggcccaaTTTGGATGAGTGATGTTGACTGTAATGGCACCGAATCTGCCCTGTCTGACTGCACACATGCCAGATGGGGTGAACATTACTGTATTCACATTCTTGATGCTGGAGTGACATGTTCAG GATTTTTCCGtctggtgggagggaagagccgCTGCTCAGGACGTGTGGAGATCCGTGATGgggaccagtggaaaactgtttgtgattcccactttggccccaaagctgctgaggtggtctgcagggagctgcagtgcggcgtggccctgcctgtgtctggaggaggtcactttggagaaggggttggtcccatgtgggatggagagctgcagtgtgtggggaatgagtccctcctgtcctcctgccccacggggtccTCCCGGGACCAGGCCTGCACCCAGATGAAcagcgctgctgtcagctgcacac agtaCACAGCGTTCAGGCTGGTGAACGGCAGCACAGCGtgtgcagggaggctggaggtccaggtgctggggacctgggggaccCTCTGTGCCTCCCGCTGGGATCTCTCGGATGCCCACGTTCTGTGTCGTCAACTCCACTGTGGGTTTGCTGAGTCCATTCCTGGAGGAGAGTATTTTGGGAGAGAAACCGGCCCTGTCTGGAGAGACTCGTTCCACTGTGACGGGACTGAAGCCCACCTGGGACAGTGCCCAGTGACCACCCTGGGGGCCTCCCCATGCTCCCACGGGAACAACGCTGCTGTCATTTGCTCAG gcccagCCGACTCTGCGTCCCTGCGGCTGGTGGGCGGAGGGAGCCGGTGCGACGGGCGAGTGGAGATCTTCCAGCGCGGGACGTGGGGCAGAGTCCTGGACGACCAGTGGGACGTGCAGGAGGCCAGCGTGGTGTGCCGGCAGCTGCggtgtggagaggcagaaaaagcctaCAACCCCCCAAAGCCTGAGCGAGGGAcgggccccgtggggctgcgAGGGGTCCGGTGCGCAGGGCACGAGGCCAGCCTGACCCTCTGcaacacctccctgcccgggaGTTTGCTGTTGGGAGGGATTGTGGAGGACGTGGGAGTCATTTGCTGGG GGAGCTGGCGGGTCCGGCTGGTCAACGGGTCCGGGCGCTGCGCAGGGCGAGTGGAGATCTActaccagggcagctgggggaccGTCTGTGACGATGGCTGGGACTTGTCTGATGCCGCCGTCGTTTGCCACCAGCTGGGCTGCGGAGGGCCGGTGGAGGCGGCCGGCTCCGCTCGGTTCGGAGAAGGCTCCGGGCACATCTGGCTGGATGGTGTGAACTGCTCTGGGTCCGAAGCTGCTCTCTGGGACTGCGCTGCCGGGCCCTGGGGGCAGCACGACTGCGGGCACAAAGAGGACGCGGGCGTCATCTGctcag agTTCATGGCcctgaggctggagaacagtGACGGCTGCTCCGGGCGCCTGCAGGTTTTCTACAACGGGACGTGGGGGAGTGTTTGCTCCAACTCGATGACTCCTGACACGGTGTCACTGGCAtgcaaggagctgggctgtggggacggAGGATCCCTGGAAACAGGCCTGCCCTATGGCAGGGTGtctggccctgcctggctggattACGTGCagtgtggggagaaaaacatctctttttggcagtgtccctctgctccctgggaccCGCAGTCATGCGATGACCTGCGAGATGAGACCCACATCACCTGCAATG AAATGCCCCCAGAGCCTTTGGCCCCGTGCCCCAactccaccagctgcacag aCAGGGAGAAGATCCGTGCCGTGGGAGGCGAGGACGGGTGCTCGGGCAGAGTGGAGCTCTGGCATCACGGCTCCTGGGGGACAGTGTGCGATGACTCCTGGGACATGCGGGATGCCCAGGTGgcgtgcaggcagctgggctgtggccccGCGGTGTCTGCCCTGCGTGAGGCTGCTTTTGGGGTGGGGCAAGGCCCCATCTGGCTGGAGCGGGTGGAGTGCCGGGGGACGGAGTCgtctctgcaggactgctggGCCCGGCCTGGGGACGGACGTGCTTGCCGgcataaggaagatgctgccGTGCGCTGCTCgg ctgcacccaggacagcagcatccccaccccAAGCAG ATCCCACCCGGGGCCGTCCGACTCTCAATGGGAGGATCTCAGTGCCCGTCATCATCTGCATCATCCTGGGGgcccttctctgcctgctcctggccctgctggccgGGCAAGTgctcagagccagggctgggcgcAGAG gctccaggacagcccaggagctcttccCCGAGGCCGTGTATGAGGAGATTGGTTACAGCCCAGTGCAGGAGAAGCAGGCGAGGTTTGGTCGCTCAG atgttcttgttCCGCATGGGGATGGACCAGAAGATGGCTATGATGATGCCAGGGAGGTTTCTCACCCTGAGGAGGACGATGGCCCTGGACAGGGAGCTTGGGAAGTGCCCAGGGTgccagaggagggagcaggacccAGGGATGCACCCAGAG GGGGCAGCCTGTGCTCCCAGAGAAGTGCCggggtccctggagctgaaggagaCACCTCATCCCTGTCCCCGGGGAGCATGGGCTATGATGATGCTGAAGAGATCTCTCTGGCACATCCTTGTGAGGACACAAAGGCTGTGACAGAGCTCGGTGCACAGCAATCCCTGAGCCCCCGGCCAGGAGagcccatccctgctgtgcaggtgggtgcagccgggagggaggagaggtctgtgcagctgggagagccGTAA